One segment of Thermoanaerobacter kivui DNA contains the following:
- the fusA gene encoding elongation factor G, giving the protein MKDYKTSQIRNVGLVSHGGAGKTTLIEAFLFNTKVTDRMGRVENGTTVSDYDPEEIARQISISTSIIPVEWKDYKINILDMPGYFDFFGEVVSGLRVVDSAVIPVCAASGVEVGTEKVFNLAERNKMPVMFFINKMDRENADYFKTLNQLREKFGNKVIPLTLPIGSEQSFKGYVDVITQKAYVYEEKGVKEAEIPADLMDKVLSAKEELVENIAENDETLMEKFFGGEEFTQEELIEGIKNSVKMRELMPVLCGSSLKNIGIERLLDAIVEFLPSPVEVEREGEKVNENGPTVAFVFKTIADPYVGRLSIFKVISGSVTSDSSLFNSNKQMTEKISQLYLLRGKKQIPVLKLVAGDIGAVAKLQYTMTGDTLCDPSNSVTLTPIDFPQPTLALAIEPKSKGDEEKISNGLQRLQEEDPTFKVEKNLETGQMIVYGMGEQHIEVISKKLMNKFGVECTLIDPIVPYRETIKGKVKVEGKHKKQTGGHGQYGHVWIEFEPNPNSEFEFEDKIFGGAVPKQYIPAVEKGLRESLKEGVLARYPVVNIKATLVDGSYHPVDSSEMAFKIAASIAFKKGMEQANPVLLEPIVRVEVIVPEEYMGDIIGDLNKRRGRILGMESKDNMEVITAEVPLAEMNRYATDLRSLTQARGDFKMTFARYEEAPPNVAQKIIEERKKLKEKEE; this is encoded by the coding sequence ATGAAGGATTACAAAACTAGTCAAATAAGAAATGTAGGATTGGTTTCCCATGGGGGAGCCGGTAAAACTACATTAATTGAAGCATTTCTTTTCAACACAAAGGTCACTGATAGAATGGGCCGTGTGGAGAATGGCACAACGGTATCTGATTATGACCCGGAGGAGATCGCTAGACAAATATCTATCTCAACATCTATAATTCCTGTTGAATGGAAAGATTATAAAATCAATATTTTAGATATGCCAGGATATTTTGATTTCTTTGGCGAAGTGGTAAGTGGCTTGCGAGTTGTAGACAGCGCTGTAATACCTGTATGTGCTGCTTCAGGCGTAGAGGTAGGTACTGAAAAAGTGTTTAATTTGGCTGAAAGAAATAAAATGCCAGTGATGTTCTTTATTAACAAAATGGATAGGGAAAATGCGGACTATTTCAAGACGTTGAATCAATTAAGAGAAAAATTTGGTAATAAAGTAATTCCTTTAACACTTCCCATTGGAAGCGAACAAAGTTTTAAGGGATATGTAGACGTTATTACTCAAAAAGCATACGTTTACGAAGAAAAAGGAGTAAAGGAAGCAGAAATACCTGCTGATTTGATGGATAAAGTTTTATCTGCTAAAGAAGAGTTAGTTGAAAATATTGCTGAAAACGATGAAACATTAATGGAAAAATTTTTTGGCGGAGAAGAATTTACACAAGAGGAATTAATTGAAGGAATAAAAAATAGTGTAAAAATGAGAGAATTAATGCCCGTTTTATGTGGCTCCAGTCTTAAAAATATTGGGATAGAAAGATTATTGGATGCTATTGTAGAGTTTTTGCCCTCTCCAGTGGAGGTAGAAAGAGAAGGAGAAAAGGTCAATGAAAATGGTCCGACAGTGGCCTTTGTGTTTAAAACTATTGCAGATCCTTATGTAGGAAGATTATCTATTTTTAAAGTTATTTCAGGAAGTGTAACTTCTGATTCTTCGCTGTTTAATTCAAATAAGCAGATGACAGAAAAAATAAGCCAGCTTTACCTATTAAGAGGCAAAAAACAAATACCTGTATTAAAGCTTGTAGCAGGAGATATAGGAGCAGTTGCAAAGCTTCAATATACTATGACAGGAGATACTTTATGTGACCCTTCTAATTCCGTTACACTAACACCTATCGATTTTCCGCAGCCCACACTTGCACTTGCTATTGAACCTAAATCCAAAGGGGATGAGGAAAAAATCAGCAATGGACTTCAAAGATTACAGGAAGAAGACCCCACCTTTAAAGTTGAAAAGAATTTAGAGACAGGCCAGATGATAGTTTATGGAATGGGAGAACAACATATAGAGGTTATTTCAAAGAAATTAATGAATAAATTTGGCGTGGAGTGTACCTTGATAGACCCTATTGTTCCTTATAGAGAGACAATAAAAGGCAAGGTGAAGGTAGAAGGTAAACACAAAAAGCAGACAGGAGGACATGGCCAATACGGTCATGTGTGGATTGAATTTGAGCCTAATCCCAACAGCGAATTTGAGTTTGAAGATAAAATCTTTGGAGGAGCTGTTCCAAAACAGTATATTCCAGCAGTTGAAAAAGGGTTGAGAGAAAGCTTGAAAGAAGGAGTACTTGCTCGATATCCTGTAGTAAACATTAAAGCGACGTTGGTAGATGGCTCTTACCATCCTGTTGATTCTTCTGAAATGGCTTTTAAAATTGCAGCCTCTATTGCTTTTAAAAAGGGAATGGAACAAGCAAATCCTGTTTTACTTGAGCCTATTGTGAGAGTGGAGGTCATTGTGCCAGAGGAATACATGGGAGATATTATTGGGGATTTGAATAAGAGAAGAGGAAGAATTTTGGGAATGGAATCAAAAGACAACATGGAAGTGATAACAGCGGAGGTACCTTTAGCTGAAATGAATAGATATGCGACGGATTTGAGGTCTTTGACACAAGCAAGAGGAGACTTCAAAATGACTTTTGCAAGATATGAAGAAGCTCCACCTAATGTTGCTCAAAAGATAATAGAAGAAAGGAAAAAGTTAAAAGAAAAAGAAGAATAA
- the ptsP gene encoding phosphoenolpyruvate--protein phosphotransferase gives MLKGVAASPGIAIGKVFLYTKEKAVINVQNIDESKVEYEIERFKKALQVTQQQIKKIKEDALREFGPDKAEIFEAHFMLASDPELIEGVESMIKNERITADNAVNKVIEQNASVMESLNDEYLKERAVDLRDVGSRIINNLLGVKSMSLSDLEEQVIIIAKDLTPSDTATMKKEMVLGFATDVGGRTSHTAIMARSLEIPAVVGLGNVTSLVSEGDTIIVDGLEGVVIVNPHENTINEYKTKKENYDKKVEKLRKLKDLPAVTPDGKKVMLVANIGTPKDVKSALANGAEGVGLFRTEFLYMDRTTLPTEEEQFEAYKEVAEKMEGRPVTIRTLDIGGDKELPYLNMQKEMNPFLGYRAIRLCLDRKDIFKTQLRALLRASAYGNIHIMYPMISSITDVRRANAVLNEVKAELDKEGIKYDKNVKVGIMVEIPSAAITADILAKEVDFFSIGTNDLCQYTLAVDRMDEHVKDYYQPFNPAILRLIKLVIDAAHKEGKFAAMCGEMAGDPLATVILLGLGLDEFSMSSTSIPTIKDIIRNTEYEKAKEIVEKVLNMAEAEEIQKMMEDIIKNID, from the coding sequence ATGTTAAAGGGAGTTGCAGCATCCCCGGGGATAGCGATTGGCAAAGTTTTTTTATATACTAAAGAAAAAGCAGTAATCAATGTGCAAAATATAGATGAGTCAAAAGTAGAATATGAAATTGAAAGGTTTAAAAAAGCATTGCAAGTTACACAGCAACAAATAAAAAAGATTAAAGAAGACGCATTAAGAGAGTTTGGTCCGGATAAAGCGGAAATATTTGAAGCTCATTTTATGCTGGCAAGTGACCCCGAACTTATTGAAGGGGTAGAAAGCATGATAAAGAATGAACGCATAACTGCTGATAACGCTGTAAATAAGGTAATAGAACAAAATGCCTCTGTGATGGAAAGTTTAAATGATGAGTATCTAAAAGAGAGAGCGGTAGATTTAAGAGATGTAGGGAGTCGCATAATAAATAATCTTTTAGGGGTAAAAAGCATGAGTCTTTCTGACCTTGAAGAACAGGTGATAATTATAGCAAAAGATTTGACTCCTTCAGATACAGCCACAATGAAAAAAGAGATGGTTTTAGGTTTTGCTACAGATGTGGGGGGGAGGACTTCTCATACAGCTATAATGGCCCGCTCTTTAGAGATTCCTGCTGTAGTAGGATTAGGAAATGTTACTTCTCTGGTTTCTGAAGGAGATACCATAATAGTAGATGGCTTGGAAGGAGTAGTAATTGTAAATCCTCACGAAAATACAATAAACGAGTATAAGACCAAAAAAGAGAATTATGATAAAAAGGTGGAGAAGTTAAGAAAATTAAAAGACTTACCTGCAGTAACTCCTGATGGCAAAAAAGTCATGTTGGTGGCGAATATAGGAACTCCAAAAGACGTAAAAAGTGCACTGGCGAATGGAGCAGAAGGAGTTGGACTTTTTAGAACCGAATTTTTGTATATGGATAGAACTACTCTTCCCACAGAAGAAGAGCAATTTGAAGCCTATAAAGAAGTTGCAGAGAAAATGGAGGGTAGGCCTGTTACCATAAGGACTTTGGATATAGGTGGAGACAAAGAACTCCCATACCTTAATATGCAAAAAGAGATGAATCCATTTTTAGGATATAGGGCTATAAGGTTATGCCTTGACAGAAAAGACATATTTAAGACGCAATTAAGGGCGCTTTTGAGAGCAAGCGCTTATGGAAATATTCACATAATGTATCCTATGATATCTTCAATTACTGATGTAAGAAGGGCAAATGCGGTTTTGAATGAAGTGAAAGCTGAACTTGATAAAGAGGGAATAAAGTACGATAAAAACGTAAAGGTAGGTATAATGGTGGAAATACCTTCTGCTGCAATAACTGCAGATATATTGGCTAAAGAAGTAGACTTTTTTAGCATAGGAACTAATGATTTGTGTCAGTACACTCTTGCTGTTGACAGGATGGATGAGCATGTAAAAGATTATTATCAGCCGTTTAATCCCGCTATTTTAAGGCTTATAAAGCTTGTAATTGACGCAGCTCATAAAGAGGGGAAGTTTGCGGCTATGTGCGGTGAAATGGCGGGTGACCCGTTAGCTACAGTTATATTGTTGGGGCTTGGGCTGGATGAATTTTCAATGAGTTCGACTTCTATCCCTACAATTAAGGATATAATAAGAAATACAGAATATGAAAAAGCGAAAGAAATAGTAGAAAAAGTCCTTAATATGGCTGAAGCTGAGGAAATACAGAAAATGATGGAAGATATTATTAAAAACATTGATTAG
- a CDS encoding sensor domain-containing diguanylate cyclase, which translates to MGKYREQVFNVTLITVGTVLFVGALYCCGVGIDWKIFLILFAFAIILDNLGIMYTDIKLSLSPTIGMATFLIFGTVAAAMLMVSSVMFDTIVIRKKIKNGLLNGAMFSIAYLIPGWFYEFIGGKTGVISFSQVKYILSYVIMSFLLNNFILYYALKAQGKILFKEYWNESVLLELGTYIVMFPAAILLAYIYFKHSLIFFVLSLTPLIFIAYVFRMVRDLIKANKRLNAIYEMVKVINSKLELNQILDAIIEVISQVVSISAAAIYLVDSNGIAILAKSVSSKESKEVFKENYFKDEGIVGKCISLNKTIAIRDLKQDKRFSSEKFLNDYGSVMVAPLRFSGSVIGCLMILHVETNVFDDDSVKIVETIVDQASVAITNAKRYYEVSKKSITDPLTKTYNRRYFNDALTESIMRSDETSEPVSLIMFDLDNFKLINDTSGHLIGDEVLKEVALRIKNNVRSDDIVARFGGEEFAVILPKLTAEQAYMIAERIRNEVSSKPIKTSKGDIYVTISGGVADYPEKADSAEKLISHADRALYAGGKSKGRNRIAIYEV; encoded by the coding sequence ATGGGGAAGTATAGGGAACAGGTTTTTAATGTAACGTTGATTACAGTAGGAACTGTATTATTTGTAGGGGCGCTTTATTGCTGTGGGGTTGGAATAGATTGGAAAATTTTTTTAATATTGTTTGCTTTTGCAATAATCCTTGACAATCTTGGCATAATGTATACGGATATAAAATTATCTTTAAGCCCTACTATAGGCATGGCTACTTTTTTAATTTTTGGAACGGTTGCGGCAGCAATGCTTATGGTATCATCAGTAATGTTTGACACTATTGTAATTAGAAAGAAAATTAAAAATGGCCTTTTAAATGGTGCGATGTTTTCAATTGCATATTTGATACCAGGATGGTTTTATGAGTTTATAGGAGGAAAGACAGGAGTAATATCTTTTTCTCAAGTCAAATATATCCTAAGTTATGTTATAATGAGTTTTCTTTTAAACAATTTTATATTATACTATGCTTTAAAGGCACAAGGCAAAATTTTATTTAAGGAGTATTGGAATGAAAGTGTCCTTTTAGAGCTGGGAACCTACATAGTAATGTTTCCCGCAGCTATATTACTTGCATATATTTATTTTAAACACAGTTTAATATTTTTTGTGTTATCTTTAACTCCTTTGATATTTATAGCGTATGTTTTTAGAATGGTTAGAGATTTGATTAAAGCGAACAAGAGGCTTAACGCCATATACGAAATGGTTAAAGTAATAAATTCAAAACTGGAATTAAATCAGATTTTAGATGCTATTATAGAAGTTATTTCTCAAGTTGTTTCTATATCTGCAGCGGCTATATATCTGGTGGATTCAAATGGGATTGCTATTTTGGCAAAATCTGTTAGTAGTAAAGAGTCTAAGGAAGTATTTAAGGAAAACTATTTTAAAGATGAAGGCATTGTTGGTAAATGTATATCTCTGAATAAAACAATAGCAATTAGAGATTTAAAACAGGACAAAAGGTTTTCAAGTGAAAAGTTTTTAAATGACTACGGAAGCGTTATGGTAGCTCCTTTAAGGTTTTCAGGTTCTGTCATTGGATGTTTAATGATATTGCATGTAGAAACAAATGTATTTGATGATGATTCTGTGAAGATTGTAGAAACAATTGTAGACCAAGCTTCTGTTGCTATAACAAATGCTAAACGCTATTATGAAGTGAGTAAAAAATCTATTACTGACCCTTTGACAAAGACTTACAATAGAAGGTATTTTAATGATGCTTTAACAGAGAGTATTATGAGGTCGGATGAAACCAGCGAACCTGTCAGTCTTATAATGTTTGACTTGGACAATTTTAAATTGATAAACGACACTTCCGGTCATTTAATTGGCGATGAAGTGCTCAAAGAAGTTGCACTGCGCATCAAAAACAATGTAAGAAGTGATGATATTGTAGCTCGATTTGGTGGAGAAGAATTCGCCGTGATTTTGCCAAAACTTACTGCTGAGCAGGCGTATATGATTGCAGAGAGAATAAGAAATGAAGTGTCATCAAAGCCAATTAAGACAAGCAAAGGAGATATATATGTAACCATATCCGGAGGAGTAGCTGATTACCCCGAAAAAGCTGATTCTGCAGAAAAACTTATAAGCCATGCGGATAGAGCTTTGTATGCAGGTGGTAAAAGTAAAGGAAGAAACAGAATTGCAATATATGAGGTGTGA
- a CDS encoding vitamin B12-dependent ribonucleotide reductase: protein MKITENARKVLERRYLAKDENGKPIETVEEMFERVAKTIAEVDLIYDKKADVEALKQRFYDMMTNLDFLPNSPTLMNAGRPLGQLSACFVLPVGDSMEEIFDAVKYAAIIHKSGGGTGFSFSRLRPKGATVRSTGGVASGPVSFMKVFNAATEAVRQGGTRRGANMGILRVDHPDILEFIQCKKDNNEITNFNISVAITEEFMKAVEEDREYDLIDPHTNKVVNRLRAREVFDLIVEMAWRNGEPGIVFLDRINEKNPTPEVGEIESTNPCGEQPLLPYESCNLGSINLENMLKKVEDRYVIDYDKLKETVYDAVHFLDNVIDANKYPLPQIEEMTKGTRKIGLGVMGFANMLLRLGIPYDSDEAIELGEELMEFIDETSKEASIKLAEKRGTFGFYDKSIYKKMGIKIRNATTTTIAPTGTISIIAGTSSGIEPIFAIAMTRNVMDNTELVEVNPVFKEVAIERGFYSEELMKEIAQKGSLKDIKGILEDVKRVFVIAHDIDPEWHVKMQAAFQKHVDNAVSKTVNFRHDATVDDVRKVYLLAYKLGCKGVTIYRDGSRESQVLNLGIKEKKEEAKANENPSKKEPLRPRPRPPVTRGITEKVRIGCGNLYITVNYDDQGICEVFTNLGRAGGCPSQSEATSRLISIALRSGIDAKTIVEQLKGIRCHSTLRQMATNKEIKVLSCPDAIGKVIEKVMKIRVEEEQQFAPIDIPIYENNHNNDEDDPKEEVVLSEVDLLDEERFCPECGSPIEHEGGCVVCKNCGYSKCG, encoded by the coding sequence GTGAAAATTACTGAGAATGCGAGGAAGGTTCTGGAGAGAAGGTATTTAGCTAAAGATGAAAATGGCAAGCCTATTGAGACAGTTGAGGAAATGTTTGAAAGGGTTGCAAAGACTATTGCTGAAGTGGACCTTATATATGATAAAAAAGCAGATGTAGAGGCTTTAAAACAAAGGTTTTACGATATGATGACAAACCTCGATTTTTTGCCGAATTCCCCTACATTGATGAACGCAGGTAGGCCTTTAGGGCAGTTGTCAGCATGTTTTGTTCTTCCTGTGGGAGATTCTATGGAAGAGATTTTTGATGCGGTAAAGTACGCGGCAATTATTCACAAAAGTGGTGGGGGTACAGGATTTAGCTTTTCCAGATTAAGACCTAAAGGAGCTACAGTTAGGTCTACTGGAGGAGTTGCCTCTGGTCCTGTTAGTTTCATGAAAGTTTTTAATGCAGCAACAGAGGCGGTAAGACAGGGTGGAACACGACGTGGGGCAAACATGGGGATTTTGCGTGTTGACCACCCTGATATATTGGAATTTATCCAGTGTAAAAAAGATAATAACGAGATAACAAACTTTAATATAAGTGTGGCTATTACAGAAGAGTTTATGAAAGCTGTTGAGGAAGATAGGGAATACGATCTAATAGATCCTCACACTAACAAGGTTGTAAACAGATTAAGAGCAAGAGAGGTCTTTGACCTCATTGTAGAAATGGCTTGGCGAAATGGGGAACCGGGTATTGTATTTTTAGATAGAATAAACGAGAAAAATCCTACCCCTGAAGTTGGAGAGATTGAATCTACCAATCCCTGTGGCGAACAACCACTTTTGCCATATGAATCCTGTAATTTAGGTTCAATTAATCTTGAAAATATGTTAAAAAAAGTAGAGGATAGGTACGTAATAGATTATGACAAACTTAAAGAAACGGTATATGATGCTGTCCATTTTTTGGACAATGTAATAGATGCTAATAAATATCCTCTTCCACAAATTGAAGAAATGACAAAAGGAACTCGGAAAATAGGGCTTGGCGTAATGGGTTTTGCTAACATGCTCTTGAGACTTGGTATACCTTATGATTCCGATGAGGCTATAGAGCTGGGAGAGGAATTGATGGAGTTTATTGATGAAACTTCTAAGGAAGCCTCGATTAAGTTAGCAGAAAAGAGAGGAACTTTTGGGTTTTATGACAAGAGTATTTACAAAAAAATGGGCATAAAAATTAGAAATGCTACGACTACTACTATTGCTCCAACTGGTACCATATCAATCATTGCTGGCACTTCCAGTGGGATAGAGCCTATATTCGCTATAGCTATGACGCGAAATGTCATGGATAATACAGAGCTTGTGGAAGTAAATCCTGTATTTAAAGAAGTTGCTATTGAAAGAGGATTTTATTCAGAAGAGCTAATGAAAGAAATTGCTCAAAAAGGAAGTCTAAAAGATATAAAGGGTATACTAGAAGATGTCAAAAGAGTCTTTGTGATAGCCCATGATATTGATCCAGAATGGCATGTCAAAATGCAGGCAGCTTTTCAAAAACATGTTGACAATGCTGTATCTAAGACGGTTAACTTTAGACATGATGCGACAGTAGATGATGTAAGAAAGGTATATCTTCTCGCGTATAAATTAGGTTGCAAAGGCGTTACCATATACAGAGATGGCAGTCGTGAGTCACAGGTTTTGAATTTAGGTATAAAAGAGAAAAAAGAAGAAGCAAAAGCAAATGAAAATCCTTCAAAAAAAGAGCCATTAAGACCAAGACCTAGACCTCCTGTAACAAGAGGAATAACTGAAAAAGTTAGAATAGGCTGTGGTAATCTTTATATAACAGTTAACTATGATGACCAAGGTATATGTGAAGTATTTACAAATCTTGGAAGAGCAGGAGGATGCCCTTCACAGTCAGAAGCTACTAGTAGACTTATATCTATAGCATTACGATCAGGTATTGATGCAAAAACAATTGTGGAACAGTTAAAAGGAATAAGATGTCATTCTACCTTAAGACAGATGGCTACAAACAAAGAAATAAAAGTATTGTCTTGTCCTGATGCTATTGGCAAGGTTATTGAAAAAGTGATGAAAATCCGAGTGGAAGAGGAACAACAATTTGCACCTATTGATATACCTATATATGAAAATAATCACAATAACGATGAAGATGACCCTAAAGAAGAGGTTGTTTTAAGTGAAGTTGACCTATTAGACGAAGAAAGATTTTGTCCTGAATGTGGAAGTCCAATAGAGCATGAAGGCGGTTGTGTTGTATGTAAAAACTGTGGCTATTCAAAATGCGGTTAA
- a CDS encoding thioredoxin family protein → MRELFEKGITFEEFVRESEENIAKRIKERYEKTVLDEDLIVKIKFKDEINILAFAESWCPDSQVNVPIVAKIASYNKNFKLRILKREGNEEHMKPYYIDGKAKIPTFVFMNKDFKEIGHWIERPEIVKELAKSGEGEWKRDYLKGKYDKNIIEEIVNILSR, encoded by the coding sequence TTGAGAGAATTGTTTGAAAAAGGAATAACTTTTGAGGAATTTGTAAGAGAATCGGAGGAGAACATTGCTAAAAGAATAAAAGAGAGATATGAAAAGACAGTCTTAGATGAAGACTTGATAGTGAAAATAAAATTTAAAGATGAGATAAATATTTTGGCATTTGCTGAGAGTTGGTGTCCTGATTCTCAAGTTAATGTGCCTATAGTTGCAAAAATCGCAAGTTATAATAAAAATTTTAAACTGAGAATTTTAAAAAGAGAAGGTAACGAAGAGCACATGAAACCTTATTATATAGATGGTAAAGCTAAAATACCCACTTTTGTATTTATGAATAAAGATTTTAAAGAAATTGGTCATTGGATTGAAAGACCTGAAATAGTAAAAGAACTTGCAAAAAGTGGAGAAGGAGAGTGGAAAAGAGATTATCTTAAAGGGAAATATGATAAAAACATAATTGAGGAAATTGTTAATATTTTGTCCCGGTAA
- a CDS encoding aspartate aminotransferase family protein gives MYEVTKGKVKDDIPEYITLEEALTLNKNQVRENYKEYINSVFVSMLSMLQFDKLFVRAKGVSVWDNEGNEYYDFLGGYGALNLGHNPDEVIEAVEKVKYMPNILQASIGNLPGVLAHNLAMITPGNLKRSFFCNSGAEAVEGALKLAKIASGKHKIVYCHNSFHGKSMGALSVTGREKYQRYFKPLVPDTIPIPFGDDKALEEVLKNRDVAAFIVEPIQGEGGVIVPPEGYLKKVRELCTKYDAYLILDEVQTGFGRTGKMFACEYEGVVPDIMCLAKSLGGGVMPIGAYITTEEIWQKAYGTMEKALLHTSTFGGNTYACAAAIASIQAIIEKKLPDAAKEKGEYFLGRLKELKEKHPKLIKDVRGKGLLIGIEFNQPEGGLLDKISGGAISKLSSEYLGSLIAGELQNKHRIITAYTLNNPNVIRLEPPLIVTKEQIDKVVDALDEILTRNSSFLGITVSGAKTVLGSLFKRQ, from the coding sequence ATGTATGAAGTAACAAAGGGGAAAGTGAAAGACGACATTCCAGAATATATCACTTTAGAAGAGGCACTTACTTTGAACAAAAATCAAGTCAGAGAAAATTACAAAGAATACATAAATTCAGTGTTTGTCTCTATGCTTTCAATGCTTCAGTTTGATAAACTTTTTGTAAGAGCTAAGGGAGTTTCAGTATGGGACAATGAAGGAAATGAGTATTATGATTTTTTAGGAGGATATGGTGCTTTAAATTTGGGGCATAACCCTGATGAAGTCATTGAAGCTGTAGAAAAAGTAAAATATATGCCTAATATATTGCAGGCTTCTATAGGAAATTTACCAGGAGTTCTTGCTCACAACCTTGCCATGATAACTCCAGGAAATCTTAAAAGGAGTTTTTTCTGTAACAGTGGAGCCGAGGCAGTGGAAGGAGCTTTAAAGCTTGCCAAAATTGCTTCAGGGAAACACAAAATAGTTTACTGTCACAATTCCTTTCATGGCAAATCCATGGGAGCACTTTCAGTGACGGGAAGAGAAAAGTATCAAAGGTATTTTAAACCTCTTGTACCTGATACTATACCTATTCCTTTTGGAGATGATAAAGCATTAGAAGAAGTGCTTAAAAATAGGGATGTTGCTGCATTTATAGTAGAGCCTATACAAGGGGAAGGAGGAGTTATTGTTCCACCTGAAGGTTATTTAAAAAAGGTAAGGGAATTGTGCACTAAGTACGATGCGTATTTAATTTTAGATGAAGTTCAGACTGGCTTTGGAAGAACAGGAAAGATGTTTGCTTGTGAGTACGAAGGAGTAGTTCCTGATATAATGTGCCTTGCTAAGTCTTTGGGCGGAGGAGTCATGCCTATAGGTGCTTATATAACCACAGAAGAAATATGGCAAAAAGCTTATGGGACTATGGAAAAAGCTCTTTTACATACTTCTACTTTTGGCGGTAATACCTATGCTTGTGCAGCTGCGATTGCTTCAATACAAGCTATTATAGAGAAAAAGCTTCCTGATGCTGCAAAAGAAAAAGGTGAATACTTTTTAGGTCGACTGAAAGAATTAAAAGAAAAACATCCAAAACTTATAAAAGATGTTAGAGGAAAGGGGCTTTTAATAGGAATAGAGTTTAATCAACCAGAAGGTGGACTTCTTGACAAGATTTCTGGAGGAGCTATTTCAAAGCTTTCAAGTGAATACCTCGGCTCTTTAATTGCTGGAGAGCTTCAAAATAAACACAGAATTATAACGGCTTACACTTTGAATAACCCAAATGTAATAAGATTAGAGCCACCTTTAATTGTGACAAAAGAACAAATTGACAAAGTTGTAGATGCTTTAGATGAAATTCTCACAAGAAATAGTAGCTTCTTAGGGATTACTGTCTCGGGAGCAAAAACTGTTTTAGGATCGTTATTTAAAAGGCAGTAA
- a CDS encoding DUF896 domain-containing protein yields the protein MITKEMIDRINFLYHKSQTEGLTEEEKEEQKRLRQEYVKEIRERVKRELDSIKYAENSCNHCGHDHNHHHHHHRH from the coding sequence ATGATAACAAAAGAGATGATAGATAGAATAAATTTCCTTTATCACAAATCACAAACAGAAGGACTGACTGAAGAAGAGAAGGAAGAGCAGAAGAGGTTAAGGCAAGAATATGTTAAGGAAATACGGGAAAGGGTTAAAAGAGAGTTGGATAGTATTAAATATGCTGAAAATAGTTGCAACCATTGTGGACATGACCATAATCACCATCATCACCACCACAGACATTAA
- a CDS encoding DUF1614 domain-containing protein: MPLIWILSLILLFPFLIFTFFVQATTFSFAKLGLSPQMAVFVFSLSLIGSVINIPISRKKIIVHEEERYFSPFLFYYPPRVQEQIIAVNVGGAIVPVILSLYLLPRAPLLPTIIATIIVTIVAKALAKPVPGVGITLPAFIPPLVAAAAAILLSPSNAAPVAYISGVLGTLIGADLLNLPHFKDLNSHAISIGGAGIFDGIFLVGVVAALLA; the protein is encoded by the coding sequence ATGCCTTTAATTTGGATACTTTCCCTAATATTGTTGTTTCCTTTTTTGATATTTACATTTTTTGTGCAGGCAACAACTTTTTCTTTTGCAAAATTGGGATTATCTCCCCAAATGGCAGTTTTTGTTTTTAGTTTATCTTTAATAGGAAGTGTGATCAACATTCCTATATCTCGAAAAAAAATTATTGTCCATGAAGAAGAGCGGTATTTTTCCCCATTCCTTTTTTACTATCCCCCACGAGTGCAAGAACAAATAATTGCTGTAAACGTGGGAGGAGCTATAGTTCCCGTTATTCTCAGTTTGTACCTTTTGCCGAGGGCACCACTACTCCCAACTATAATAGCTACTATAATAGTTACAATTGTAGCAAAAGCACTAGCTAAACCTGTGCCAGGAGTAGGTATTACCCTTCCTGCCTTTATACCACCTCTTGTGGCAGCTGCCGCTGCGATCCTCTTATCTCCTAGTAATGCAGCTCCTGTAGCATACATTTCAGGGGTTTTAGGTACATTAATCGGAGCAGACCTTTTAAATTTGCCCCATTTTAAAGACCTAAACTCTCATGCCATAAGTATAGGAGGAGCGGGCATATTTGACGGAATTTTTTTAGTTGGTGTAGTCGCCGCTTTATTAGCTTAA